The Lysinibacillus pakistanensis genome includes a window with the following:
- a CDS encoding ATP-binding protein yields MFRNGLLALNYLKNNWLWLAISTYLILGSYLLSVTYSTPYLGIKLKEENGQWLIIEPYYKEWANKQKISAGDIILEIDGNNINELNIIKYDPVIRVAKELKFLNHEDGQLIHLQIAPLDIPEQFLYIFFLPACYFLLSLIVSLYLYKKQKNSSLINLLTLFILTVSLAYVSIGASGMLDSVGTVVNRSSMILCLVLLIHFLRNYFLFLNLKWLFINNIKIIYILPLSIVSSFSIFSIIHPFTNTLFSIFTLWLFFILLLIIFGILGIGYSKYKTPQLKIFLLSIISPFLPFLFLFAIPQIIFHKYILSADICSLFLLLIPYSFIFTQLTERIFDMEYYITRFRHYFNFSFAFTVWLLIGLYWITDLAISRMTEIFFFSFLSLIALFYFKEKIDYHKRKILFSTKGDYIHRMYTTIDSIGRVVKIEDLLERFVQEVSLHLEIHHVYVLTYDFHTHAVTSTSKSKEYTQNQMDEVLLEKLRLGDIKKTEHFYIAFIHQDVNYKRILVVDHNKSIYLKDEELLWLELLLLYLNNFIENTKMVEDLLEQLKHMKEADNNQLPWLNKLLWLRFEEEKYQLAQELHDTILQEQLHIAREMDVVIHAKKKTNIQMKLSKVHDHMIASLNDLRGYCENLKPPLLDTLGLNAALEKLIQKVHKRAEFVLIYTIDRLYLEDERLNLMIYRLFQELLNNALKHSHANIVEIHLLEAKEGFEVNYFDDGIGCKMDEIILADSMGIRGMQERVRAFNGKFSIKTNIGDGMSIRIKVNEREQTNSDGYNTYHRWPTPSKQLN; encoded by the coding sequence ATGTTTAGAAACGGGCTTCTGGCATTAAACTATTTGAAAAATAATTGGCTTTGGCTTGCTATAAGTACTTATCTTATATTAGGAAGCTATTTGCTTTCTGTTACTTATAGCACGCCTTATTTAGGAATTAAACTGAAAGAAGAGAATGGACAATGGTTAATTATTGAACCATATTATAAGGAATGGGCAAATAAGCAAAAGATTTCAGCAGGGGATATTATTTTAGAAATTGATGGTAACAATATTAATGAATTAAATATTATTAAATACGATCCTGTAATTAGAGTAGCTAAAGAGTTAAAGTTTCTGAACCATGAAGATGGACAGTTAATTCATTTACAAATAGCACCATTAGATATTCCTGAACAATTTTTGTATATATTTTTTTTACCAGCATGTTATTTTTTATTAAGTTTAATTGTTTCTCTCTACTTATATAAGAAACAAAAGAATTCGAGTTTAATAAATTTACTTACTCTGTTTATTCTTACAGTATCGTTGGCATATGTTAGTATTGGTGCATCAGGAATGTTAGATAGTGTTGGAACAGTTGTGAATCGAAGTAGTATGATACTTTGTCTTGTTCTTTTGATTCACTTTTTAAGAAATTATTTTTTATTTTTGAATTTAAAATGGTTATTTATCAACAACATTAAAATAATATATATACTCCCTTTATCAATAGTTTCTTCTTTTAGTATTTTTAGCATCATCCACCCATTTACAAATACTTTATTCTCTATTTTTACCTTGTGGTTATTTTTTATTTTGTTATTAATAATTTTTGGTATTTTAGGGATAGGCTATTCAAAATATAAAACCCCTCAATTGAAAATTTTTTTATTAAGTATTATTAGCCCTTTCTTACCATTCCTTTTTTTGTTTGCCATACCGCAAATTATTTTTCATAAATATATACTTTCTGCTGATATATGCTCCTTATTTTTGTTGCTTATACCATACAGTTTCATATTTACACAGCTCACTGAACGGATATTTGATATGGAGTACTATATAACTCGTTTTCGTCATTATTTTAATTTTTCATTTGCTTTTACAGTTTGGCTATTAATAGGTCTCTACTGGATAACTGATCTAGCTATTTCAAGAATGACGGAAATTTTCTTTTTTTCCTTCCTCTCTTTAATAGCCCTGTTCTATTTTAAAGAAAAAATAGATTATCATAAGCGAAAAATCCTTTTTTCAACAAAAGGAGATTATATCCATAGAATGTATACGACCATTGATAGTATAGGTAGAGTGGTGAAAATTGAAGATTTACTAGAAAGATTTGTTCAGGAAGTCTCCCTGCACCTTGAGATTCATCATGTTTATGTCCTCACCTATGATTTTCACACACATGCCGTTACTTCAACGAGCAAATCAAAAGAATATACACAAAATCAAATGGATGAAGTATTACTAGAAAAACTACGCTTGGGGGATATCAAGAAAACAGAGCATTTTTATATTGCTTTTATACACCAAGATGTAAATTATAAAAGAATATTAGTCGTAGATCATAATAAATCTATTTATCTAAAGGATGAGGAATTATTATGGCTTGAATTATTGCTTCTATATTTAAATAATTTTATAGAAAATACGAAAATGGTTGAAGATCTTTTAGAACAATTAAAGCATATGAAGGAAGCCGATAATAATCAGTTACCGTGGCTTAATAAGCTACTTTGGCTACGATTTGAAGAAGAAAAGTATCAATTGGCACAAGAGTTACACGATACGATTTTACAAGAACAGCTACATATTGCAAGGGAAATGGATGTAGTTATTCATGCAAAGAAAAAAACAAATATACAAATGAAACTTTCAAAAGTTCATGATCATATGATTGCATCGTTAAATGATTTAAGAGGATATTGTGAAAATTTAAAACCGCCACTATTAGATACATTAGGTTTAAATGCAGCGCTCGAGAAACTTATTCAAAAAGTTCATAAACGTGCTGAATTTGTTTTAATTTACACCATTGATCGTCTTTATTTAGAGGATGAACGTTTAAACTTAATGATTTATCGTCTTTTCCAAGAGCTATTGAATAATGCCTTGAAACATTCGCATGCTAACATTGTTGAAATTCATCTCTTAGAAGCCAAAGAAGGTTTTGAAGTCAATTATTTTGACGATGGTATAGGATGTAAAATGGATGAAATCATTCTTGCCGATTCAATGGGGATTAGGGGGATGCAAGAGAGGGTACGGGCCTTTAATGGCAAGTTTTCTATCAAGACCAATATAGGAGATGGGATGTCCATTCGAATTAAAGTAAATGAAAGAGAACAAACCAATTCCGATGGTTACAATACTTATCATAGATGGCCAACCCCTAGCAAACAACTCAATTGA
- a CDS encoding ABC transporter permease — protein MRKFSSFITQKGFLFKLGLFICAFWIIVVICAPLIATHSTTVQDLTIRYQPPSFSHFFGTDELGRDVFSRVMYGSRISLSAGVITVIIAFSFGIFYGGIAGYKGGKVDEVMMRFSELIMAFPPLILAMVIAAALGPSIINSVIAMAIIWWPNYARLMRSMVISLKESEYVTASRVMGASHVRVLFLEILPNSFGPLLVMATLDLGNAILMFSGLSFLGLGTQPPTPEWGSMVSDGAKVIQNWWVSTFPGLAIFSISIGANFVGDGLRDFLDPKLQKE, from the coding sequence ATGAGAAAATTTAGCTCTTTTATCACTCAAAAAGGATTTCTTTTTAAACTGGGATTATTCATTTGTGCATTTTGGATAATCGTTGTCATTTGTGCGCCATTAATCGCTACACATAGTACAACTGTACAAGATTTAACCATTCGATACCAGCCACCAAGCTTTTCACATTTCTTTGGTACTGATGAGCTAGGGCGTGATGTATTCTCACGTGTTATGTACGGTTCTAGAATTTCTTTATCAGCTGGTGTTATTACCGTGATCATTGCCTTTTCTTTTGGTATTTTCTATGGGGGAATTGCAGGATATAAAGGCGGGAAAGTGGACGAGGTGATGATGCGTTTCTCAGAGCTAATTATGGCATTTCCACCACTAATTTTAGCGATGGTCATTGCAGCAGCACTTGGTCCAAGTATCATAAACTCTGTAATTGCAATGGCCATTATATGGTGGCCAAATTATGCAAGATTAATGCGTTCAATGGTTATCTCCTTAAAAGAAAGCGAGTATGTTACCGCTTCTCGTGTGATGGGTGCCTCACATGTTCGAGTTCTATTTTTAGAAATTTTACCGAATAGCTTTGGTCCATTACTGGTTATGGCAACACTTGATCTAGGGAATGCAATCTTGATGTTTTCAGGATTAAGCTTCCTCGGACTAGGAACACAGCCGCCTACACCTGAGTGGGGGTCAATGGTATCAGATGGGGCAAAGGTTATTCAAAATTGGTGGGTATCAACCTTCCCAGGGTTAGCTATATTCTCAATTTCGATTGGTGCTAACTTCGTAGGGGATGGTCTACGAGACTTTCTAGATCCAAAACTTCAAAAAGAATAG
- a CDS encoding helix-turn-helix domain-containing protein: MEEIFQKIKQLRFEQGMTLKELSEKTELSVSFLSQIERGTSSLAITSLKKIADAFGVKMIHFFEETEDLNYAVKKQNQKPFKIESSDSTYVRLSNNFPDRKIEPFLVTIKPFQKENEPFKHPGEEFYYVLKGAVLFTVDQTEYYLREGEAIHFPSNLTHIWENPLNQETVLLSVITPVIFN; the protein is encoded by the coding sequence ATGGAAGAAATTTTTCAAAAAATAAAGCAATTAAGATTTGAACAAGGTATGACTTTAAAGGAATTGAGTGAAAAGACGGAATTATCAGTTAGTTTCTTATCCCAGATTGAGAGAGGAACATCATCATTAGCTATCACCTCTTTAAAAAAAATTGCTGATGCATTTGGCGTGAAGATGATTCATTTCTTCGAGGAGACGGAAGATCTAAATTACGCAGTGAAAAAGCAAAATCAAAAACCTTTTAAAATAGAAAGCTCTGATTCTACTTATGTTAGATTAAGTAATAACTTTCCAGATAGAAAAATAGAGCCATTTCTCGTCACAATAAAGCCTTTCCAAAAAGAAAATGAACCATTTAAGCATCCAGGTGAAGAATTTTATTACGTTCTAAAGGGGGCTGTATTATTCACTGTTGATCAGACGGAATATTATTTGCGTGAAGGAGAAGCCATCCATTTTCCTTCAAATCTAACTCATATATGGGAAAATCCTTTAAACCAAGAAACTGTATTACTTTCCGTAATCACGCCAGTAATTTTTAATTAA
- the comX gene encoding competence pheromone ComX yields MINMIQYLEKNPSLLTLLKENKASLVGVTELEQKAIITSFDEDETCLETGFWH; encoded by the coding sequence ATGATTAACATGATTCAGTATTTGGAAAAAAACCCGTCACTACTTACATTGTTAAAAGAAAATAAGGCTTCTCTAGTTGGTGTTACAGAGCTTGAGCAGAAGGCAATCATAACATCCTTTGATGAGGATGAGACATGTTTAGAAACGGGCTTCTGGCATTAA
- a CDS encoding ABC transporter substrate-binding protein, with the protein MMKKISLLSILLVVVLSLFACSKDEEKTNESGGTSNTDTIVIGVASDWKTLDPARAYEVFGNFYFYATYENLYTLEGSDLTPKPALAKEYTVDESGLVYTFKLDEGRKFSSGNAVTSEDVVFSFNRTINLKDNASALAEGVASVEAPDDKTVVVNLKEKDASFLSKLTSNAFAVVDSKVVKEQGGSDAADASTTDAATAYLDGASAGSGPYVLKKWTPNTEMVLEKNPNYTGTVNASKVIIKEIPDPNTQIKALEKGEIDVALSVGPDQVKNIKEGGNAKVVSSPTSTISFLLMNNSTEIGKEMADPLVQQAVRYALDYKGFQLLAGDGALLPMSFVQDGFIGAKSRPDNYQDLEKAKDLMKQAGYEKGFTVPLTAANYDSEGLSWVTIAEKVKEDLAKININVEIQTGDVGVVIEDYRNGKTPFLVMHWSPDYYDLSNQLAFIPGDIVGKRANWEASANAELVSLAEPAKVEIDVTKRAEISEKMQEIIAENSPYAFLVQHPKSFAVGANLEGVTYNDLYKLRLNELKLSK; encoded by the coding sequence ATGATGAAAAAAATTTCTTTACTTTCAATCCTATTGGTAGTAGTTCTATCACTTTTCGCCTGTAGTAAAGATGAAGAAAAAACAAATGAATCTGGAGGCACATCTAACACGGATACAATTGTTATTGGGGTTGCTTCCGACTGGAAAACATTAGATCCAGCTCGTGCTTATGAAGTGTTTGGGAATTTCTATTTCTATGCAACATATGAGAATTTATACACGTTGGAAGGGTCAGACCTTACACCAAAGCCAGCACTTGCTAAAGAATATACAGTAGATGAATCTGGACTTGTGTATACATTTAAGCTAGATGAGGGTCGTAAATTTTCCAGCGGGAATGCTGTAACTTCAGAGGATGTTGTATTTAGTTTTAATCGTACAATAAATTTAAAAGACAATGCTTCTGCTCTTGCAGAGGGAGTTGCCAGCGTGGAAGCGCCAGATGACAAGACTGTAGTTGTTAATCTTAAGGAAAAGGATGCATCCTTCCTTTCAAAACTTACAAGTAATGCCTTTGCAGTTGTAGATAGCAAAGTTGTAAAGGAACAAGGTGGTTCAGATGCTGCAGATGCAAGTACAACGGATGCAGCAACTGCTTACCTTGATGGGGCATCAGCAGGCAGTGGTCCTTATGTATTGAAGAAGTGGACTCCGAATACAGAGATGGTTCTTGAAAAGAATCCGAATTATACGGGTACTGTGAATGCGAGTAAGGTTATCATCAAAGAAATTCCAGATCCAAATACACAAATTAAAGCACTTGAAAAAGGTGAAATTGACGTAGCATTAAGTGTTGGACCTGACCAAGTGAAAAACATTAAAGAGGGTGGAAATGCGAAGGTTGTATCTTCACCAACTTCAACAATTTCATTCTTATTAATGAATAATAGTACTGAAATAGGAAAAGAAATGGCGGATCCACTTGTTCAGCAAGCTGTTCGTTACGCACTTGACTATAAAGGCTTCCAGCTATTAGCGGGTGATGGCGCACTATTACCAATGTCATTTGTGCAAGATGGTTTTATTGGTGCAAAATCTAGACCAGATAATTATCAAGACCTAGAGAAAGCAAAGGATTTGATGAAGCAGGCTGGGTATGAAAAGGGCTTTACTGTCCCTTTAACAGCTGCTAATTACGATTCAGAAGGACTTTCATGGGTAACGATTGCTGAAAAAGTAAAAGAAGATCTTGCAAAAATTAATATTAATGTGGAAATTCAAACTGGAGATGTTGGGGTAGTTATTGAAGACTATCGAAATGGAAAAACGCCATTCCTAGTAATGCATTGGTCACCTGACTACTATGATTTAAGCAACCAATTAGCATTTATTCCAGGAGATATTGTAGGAAAACGTGCGAACTGGGAAGCTTCAGCTAATGCTGAATTAGTAAGCTTAGCTGAACCAGCGAAGGTGGAAATTGATGTGACAAAACGTGCAGAAATTTCTGAGAAAATGCAGGAAATAATTGCTGAAAATAGTCCATATGCATTCCTAGTACAGCACCCTAAATCATTTGCTGTAGGTGCCAACCTTGAGGGCGTTACTTATAATGACCTTTATAAATTACGATTAAATGAATTAAAGCTTTCAAAATAA
- a CDS encoding glycerol dehydrogenase, producing MLKKPKSITSPKKFIVGQNLLEALPNYTKIYGDHAYVICDEFILERAKEEAGRSFGNEGFKSEFVKFNYEITQEEIDKHREAVRQSGANIIVGIGGGKTLDTAKATAYYEQLPVVIFPTIASTDAPCTALAVIYHSDGSFDRYLFLPSNPDIVLADTKILAAAPTRFFVAGIGDALATYFEARACYRKNGDNLVNLKPTLSGLGIAKMCYDTILEYGLQAKIAVNQGITTLAVENTIEATIYLSGVGAEAGGLAAAHAIHNGMTAVPSLHRAQHGEKVVFGLLTQLVLESAPKEEIATVIQFIKEIGLPLTLNDLGMDEFREEEWRKVAEAACAEEDTMKNMPHPVTPDDVYQAIIAANALAEHYKNEVNPKGI from the coding sequence ATGTTAAAAAAACCGAAGTCCATTACATCACCTAAAAAATTCATAGTGGGTCAAAATTTATTAGAAGCATTACCTAATTACACAAAGATTTATGGTGACCATGCTTATGTAATATGTGATGAGTTTATACTTGAACGAGCAAAGGAAGAAGCTGGTAGGTCTTTTGGAAATGAGGGATTTAAAAGTGAATTTGTGAAATTCAATTATGAAATTACACAAGAAGAAATTGATAAACACCGAGAGGCAGTAAGACAATCAGGGGCAAATATCATTGTGGGTATTGGAGGTGGAAAAACATTAGATACAGCTAAAGCTACTGCTTATTATGAGCAATTACCTGTTGTGATTTTTCCAACTATAGCCTCAACTGATGCACCATGTACAGCACTAGCTGTTATTTATCATTCTGATGGTTCATTTGATCGTTATTTGTTCTTACCCTCAAACCCTGATATTGTGTTAGCAGATACAAAGATCTTAGCAGCTGCACCAACACGTTTTTTTGTAGCTGGTATTGGTGATGCTCTTGCTACTTATTTTGAAGCACGAGCATGCTACCGTAAAAATGGTGATAATTTGGTGAATTTAAAGCCTACACTATCGGGACTTGGAATTGCTAAAATGTGTTATGACACTATTTTAGAATATGGTCTACAAGCTAAAATTGCCGTGAATCAAGGAATTACTACGCTTGCAGTTGAAAATACAATTGAAGCGACCATTTATTTAAGTGGTGTTGGTGCTGAAGCTGGTGGCTTAGCTGCTGCACATGCAATTCACAATGGAATGACTGCCGTTCCATCACTTCATCGTGCACAACATGGTGAAAAAGTAGTATTTGGTTTATTAACACAGCTTGTTTTAGAAAGTGCACCGAAAGAGGAAATTGCAACTGTTATTCAATTTATTAAAGAAATTGGTTTACCATTAACTTTAAATGATCTTGGTATGGATGAATTCCGAGAAGAAGAATGGAGAAAAGTAGCAGAAGCTGCATGTGCTGAAGAGGATACCATGAAGAATATGCCACATCCAGTTACTCCCGATGATGTGTATCAAGCAATTATTGCTGCAAATGCTTTAGCAGAACATTATAAAAACGAAGTGAACCCCAAAGGGATATAG
- a CDS encoding cupin domain-containing protein encodes MEKININQVEPIGMPMYEMKKFFTKQGNFQEVSMSVISLLPGERVPTVGMSRHDEDEYSYIFSGEIETYSNGEYSVEKAGDATLIPAGEEHWCVNNSNEPCMLVCFMVKKAE; translated from the coding sequence ATGGAAAAAATTAATATTAATCAAGTTGAGCCCATTGGCATGCCAATGTATGAAATGAAAAAATTTTTTACAAAGCAGGGGAATTTTCAAGAAGTGAGCATGAGTGTTATTTCTCTGCTACCAGGCGAACGTGTTCCTACTGTGGGCATGAGCCGTCATGATGAAGATGAATATTCTTATATTTTCAGTGGAGAAATAGAAACATACAGTAATGGTGAATACAGTGTGGAAAAGGCAGGAGATGCAACACTAATCCCTGCTGGCGAGGAGCATTGGTGCGTTAATAATAGCAATGAACCATGTATGCTTGTGTGCTTTATGGTGAAAAAAGCTGAATAA
- a CDS encoding ABC transporter ATP-binding protein: MTLLKVEDLTIKFKSRQGVVKAVDNLNFELAQGSSLGIVGESGSGKSVTSLTIMGLLQNANTEITGSIDFDGLDLLKLSPREMRKIRGNSISMIFQEPMTSLNPLHTCGKQIMEPILIHQKDVSKQEAKKQAIELLRMVGIPSPEQRFHEYPHQMSGGMRQRIMIAIALACNTKLLIADEPTTALDVTIQAQILDLMSSLKKKRNMSIIMITHDLGVVKEMCEKVVVMYTGQIVEKSPTELVFADPLHPYTKGLLNAIPRISSKVERLEAIEGSVPDALNMPRGCSFHPRCKFATEKCKLESPPLFQLEDGREVKCFIYDGSERGGDVNGTK, translated from the coding sequence ATGACATTACTAAAAGTGGAGGATTTGACGATTAAATTTAAGTCACGCCAAGGTGTTGTCAAAGCAGTAGATAATTTAAACTTTGAATTAGCCCAAGGGAGTTCATTAGGAATCGTTGGTGAAAGTGGTAGTGGCAAAAGTGTTACATCCCTTACGATAATGGGACTTTTACAAAATGCTAATACTGAAATCACAGGAAGTATTGATTTTGATGGTTTAGATTTGTTAAAACTCTCACCTCGTGAAATGAGGAAGATTAGAGGAAATTCTATATCAATGATATTTCAAGAGCCGATGACCTCACTTAATCCTTTACATACTTGTGGTAAGCAAATTATGGAGCCAATCTTGATTCACCAAAAAGATGTAAGTAAACAAGAGGCAAAAAAACAAGCAATTGAATTACTAAGAATGGTAGGAATCCCTTCTCCTGAGCAGCGATTTCATGAATATCCACATCAAATGTCTGGTGGTATGCGACAAAGAATTATGATAGCTATCGCTTTAGCCTGTAATACCAAACTATTAATTGCTGATGAGCCTACTACTGCATTAGATGTTACTATACAAGCGCAAATTCTAGATTTAATGAGCAGTCTGAAGAAAAAGAGGAATATGAGTATTATTATGATCACTCATGATTTGGGTGTTGTGAAAGAAATGTGTGAGAAAGTAGTTGTTATGTACACTGGACAAATTGTTGAAAAAAGTCCAACTGAGTTAGTATTTGCTGATCCTCTTCATCCGTATACAAAAGGATTACTTAATGCCATACCTAGAATTTCCAGTAAAGTGGAAAGACTTGAGGCGATTGAGGGTAGTGTCCCTGATGCACTGAATATGCCAAGAGGTTGCAGTTTTCATCCTCGCTGTAAGTTTGCAACAGAGAAATGCAAATTGGAATCCCCACCATTATTTCAACTAGAGGATGGTCGTGAAGTAAAATGCTTCATTTATGACGGATCTGAAAGGGGCGGTGATGTGAATGGTACAAAATAA
- a CDS encoding ABC transporter ATP-binding protein has protein sequence MVQNNSNNIAAVSNSNGTENILEVSHLKKTFHIKSPDGKKGLLRAVDDVSFTIKKGETFSLVGESGCGKSTLGRTLLGLYTPDQGSEILFNGEDITKFSKSKRKNFAKKAQLIFQDPSACLNPRRTIKQILLEPFKIHKIPNGEAKIKELMEMVGLANRFFDRFPHEMSGGQKQRVGIARALALDPELIVCDEPVSALDVSIQAQVINLLEDLQKQLNLTYLFISHDLSVVHHISDRVAVMYLGKIVELSTRDQLYEKTQHPYTKSLLSSVPDITDEHREKIILTGDVPSPSNPPAGCRFHTRCPVAMDICKTQEPIFIQTDSKHFAACHLQTK, from the coding sequence ATGGTACAAAATAATTCCAATAATATAGCAGCGGTATCGAACAGCAATGGGACAGAAAACATTTTAGAGGTTTCACACTTGAAAAAGACCTTTCATATCAAAAGCCCAGATGGAAAAAAAGGCCTACTTAGAGCAGTAGACGATGTTTCTTTTACGATAAAAAAGGGTGAAACTTTTAGTCTTGTCGGTGAAAGTGGATGCGGTAAAAGTACACTGGGCAGAACATTGCTAGGTCTATATACACCTGACCAGGGATCTGAAATTTTATTTAATGGCGAAGATATTACAAAGTTTTCAAAATCAAAACGGAAAAATTTTGCTAAAAAGGCACAGCTGATTTTTCAAGATCCATCTGCTTGCTTAAATCCACGTAGAACCATTAAGCAAATTTTATTAGAACCATTCAAAATTCATAAAATACCAAATGGTGAAGCAAAAATTAAAGAGCTAATGGAAATGGTTGGTCTAGCAAATCGTTTCTTTGATAGATTTCCTCATGAAATGTCTGGAGGGCAGAAACAAAGGGTGGGAATTGCTCGAGCATTGGCACTAGATCCAGAACTTATAGTGTGTGACGAGCCTGTCTCAGCTTTAGATGTGTCGATTCAAGCTCAGGTCATTAACTTGCTAGAGGATTTACAGAAACAATTGAACCTTACTTATCTATTTATCTCGCATGATCTAAGTGTTGTTCACCATATTAGTGACCGAGTCGCTGTAATGTATTTAGGTAAAATAGTTGAATTGTCTACTCGCGATCAACTATATGAAAAAACGCAACATCCTTACACAAAATCGCTCCTGTCCTCAGTTCCAGATATCACGGATGAACATCGAGAAAAGATTATTCTTACAGGGGATGTTCCAAGTCCATCTAATCCGCCTGCCGGATGTCGGTTTCATACAAGATGTCCTGTAGCAATGGATATTTGCAAAACACAGGAGCCTATCTTTATCCAAACAGATAGTAAGCACTTTGCAGCATGTCATTTGCAGACAAAGTAA
- a CDS encoding ABC transporter permease, which produces MLRFIARRLLFLLFLLFGVALFVFILSHLVPSDPVAANLSQSALNNPEIVAAFKEKWGLDQSLFSQLLLYFQHLLTGDLGTSIRTGRPVFEDLMQFFPATLELSIVAMVIALVLGILFGTISAIFRNKAIDHIIRTVSISGVSVPSFWFALIMLNIFSSVLGITPGPGRIDARATTPEGGTGLLLLDSMMSGNFQLFGDVAMHLILPGTVLGFFTMGLIARQTRSNLLEVLSMDYIRTARSKGLKESGIIVKHAISNAMIPVITVAGIGFCNLLGGMVLVENIFAWPGIGQYAYLSAVSLDFPAICGVSLLIAFIYVVINLLIDILYGIIDPRVRYK; this is translated from the coding sequence TTGCTTAGATTTATTGCTAGGCGTCTATTGTTTCTGCTTTTCTTATTATTTGGTGTGGCACTTTTCGTTTTTATTCTTTCGCATTTAGTGCCAAGTGATCCGGTAGCTGCGAATTTGAGCCAAAGTGCATTGAATAATCCTGAAATTGTTGCTGCTTTTAAAGAGAAGTGGGGACTAGATCAGTCACTTTTTAGTCAATTACTTCTGTACTTCCAACACTTATTGACTGGTGATTTGGGTACATCAATACGTACAGGTAGACCTGTATTTGAAGATTTAATGCAGTTCTTCCCAGCAACATTGGAATTATCGATAGTGGCGATGGTGATTGCCTTAGTATTAGGTATTTTATTTGGCACAATTTCTGCCATTTTCAGAAATAAGGCTATTGACCATATCATTCGTACTGTTTCTATTAGTGGGGTATCTGTCCCAAGCTTTTGGTTTGCTTTAATTATGCTCAATATTTTTTCTTCCGTTTTAGGCATTACGCCTGGACCTGGTCGAATTGATGCACGGGCAACAACTCCTGAGGGGGGAACAGGATTACTTCTATTAGATTCGATGATGAGTGGGAATTTTCAATTATTCGGTGATGTGGCTATGCATTTGATTTTGCCAGGGACGGTGTTAGGATTCTTTACTATGGGATTAATTGCTCGTCAAACAAGATCTAATTTACTTGAAGTGTTGTCAATGGATTACATACGTACAGCTCGTTCTAAGGGTCTGAAGGAATCTGGGATTATCGTTAAACATGCGATTTCCAATGCAATGATACCGGTCATTACAGTAGCTGGAATAGGATTTTGTAATTTACTAGGTGGAATGGTGCTTGTTGAGAATATTTTTGCATGGCCAGGAATTGGACAATATGCCTACCTATCTGCCGTTTCACTCGATTTCCCAGCTATATGCGGTGTTTCATTATTAATTGCTTTTATTTATGTTGTTATTAATCTACTAATTGATATCCTTTATGGGATTATTGATCCGAGGGTGAGGTATAAATAA